The genomic window GGAGCCCGGTTCTGGAGCCGTAGCCATGCTCACTGTGGCTTTCTGCACGCAGCGGTACACCGTGCGCGCCTGCAAAGGCCCGCACAGCCCGTACATCAGCAGCAACAGCAAAAGCGCAGCCGCGCGCGGCATGGCCGGATCCCATCAACAGAAGGAGCACGATGCTGAGCCTGCATGCTTGAACGGCAGGTGATGAAAAATGCGCCAATCGCGCCCAGAATGAACAGCCGCTTTCCAACCCTGTGCCAAGCCCATGACCGTACCCCTGCTAGGCTTCGACAACCCGCAGTTCCATACCGGCCGCAACACCAGCGTACGGCGCGGCGCGCGTTGGCATGGGGTAGCGCAGGCCTGCATCGCCTTGGGTGAAGGGCGCCAACTGGGCCCCCTGCCCCTGCAGACCGAACTGCGCAGTTTCGACGCCCTGGAAGAGGCGGATCTGTGCGACGAACATGACCCTGCATGCCGTAGCCCGGCAGGGCTGTTGGCGGTAATGCAGCGCCTGTATCCCGGTTTCCGCCATGACGAACTGGTCACCCTGGTGCACTTCCGGCTGGAATGAGTCCGCTGGCTGCACGGGTGCGTGATCACCGGTCTGTTGGTGGCGGCTCACCTGCGCGACCTCCCCCTGGATTGGAGCAAGGCCGGGCATCGGATGAGGGGGAGCCTGTGCCTGTTGTTCCGGCAACTACCGGAAACCACCAGGCGCACAAGCTCCCCGCTGCAATCAGCGCGTCCGTGCTGCGCGCAGATGCTGGCCTACCGGCTCGGAAAACGCGCGACCGTCGGCCACATCCCAGTTGATCGACCAGGTCATCACGCCTCGGAAATCCGGGTGCGGCCGGGCCGGCTTCAGCTCATCGCACTGGGTGGCCGTGGTCAGGCAATCGAAGGCGCGGTTTATGTCCGCTGGTGTCGCATAACCGTTGCCGGCAGCGCGCAGGCCCGACGGCAACGCCAGCGCAACCTGGTCCGCACGCAGCCCGGCAAACCGTCCCTTGCCGCCGGCCAGATCAAAGCCTTCGATCAGCATCTTGGCCGAGCCCACCATCATGTCGACGCTGCCACCCGGGTACTTCTCGGCGCGGTAGGGCGTGGGCAGGCCGCCATTGTTGTAGAGCTGCACGTGCAGCAGGTCCAGCTCGTCGCGCAGGCCATCGATCAGGGGCAGGTAGGCTCCCCAGATACCGTCCATCGATACCAGCCCACCCTGCACATAAGGATGCTCCGGTGCCATCGACACATACAGGTTCGGGTACATCTCATGCAGCCGCTTCACTGCGGATACCAGGTGCGGGATGACCGGCGCGCCATGCACAACGCCTGCGATTTTCTCCAGGTCGACATCGATGCCGTCGAAGCCGAAGGTGTTGATCGCCTCGGCGGTAGTGCGCACGAAGTTGTCTTCATCGCGCTGCGTGTTCAAGGTCACCGTGCCCAGCTCGCCGCCGAAGGAGAGCACCACGATCTTGCCCTGTGCACGTTTGGCGGCAATGTCTGCAATCAACTGCGTGCGATCCAGCGCCGGATCCGGGTTGAACGCCACCTTGCCCTCGCCCATGTCATCGGCGAAGGCCAGCACGATCACATCCCAACTGTCATCCACCTTGGCGACCGGCAGCAGCCCCTGGCCATTGTCGAAATTGTGCAGATAGCCCACCAGCGCATGTCTGGGCAACGGATGGCTGTGCCCGGGCGCGACACCCACGCCGCCCGCCGCAGCGGGCTTGGACGTTGCCTGGCAACCGAATGTGGAAACAAGCACCAACGCGGAGAACAACAGACTGATCGACTTCATCACAACCCCAGAATGGAAGACGCCCGATTCTAGGCATGCATTTCCCGCAAAAAGCCATTGAAAGACAACAACTTAGGAAAGTCGTCCTGGTTTGTCCCGGTTTGTCCACTGGGTGACATTCAACCCGATCGGCGGGCACCGGCAATGGCGGCGGCAAGGCCCGCCTCTGGCCTGCGTTGACCCGCGCTCAAGTGCACGTTTTCATGCGCCGCTCGGCATCCCAGAGCGCACGCCGCGCAAGGTCGTAGGCACTATCGGCCGCACTGGGCAGGCTGTGCTCGGCCTCCACAGGATCGGCACCGTTGTTGTAGCGGTACTCCACGCGCTGCAGGGCGTCCATGTGCTGCTGCGCGATACCGAGCCAACGTCGGCGCTGCTCACCATTGCAACGTGGATAGCGTTGCTCCAACGCGCCGATAGCGAGGCGGATGCGACGGCTGGCCCCGCCCCTCATGTCCGGCGCCTTCTCGTAGCGGATGGGCGCGGCCTTGTAGGCATCGCCGGTGGCCTCACTGCCCAGATCGGACGGGCGCTCATGCAGGCCGGGGTTGAACGCAACATCCGGCGGACGCCGCGCCTGTGCCGGCTGGATGTCCCGCCCATGGATCAAGCGCGCGCCCATTTCGCCCAGCGTCGGCGGCTTTTTCTTGTCTTCGAACATGCCCGAGACCATCTTCTCCAACGGCCGTTCCCCCACGCCGGTGGCCAATTCATCGCGGTGTTGGAACACCTGCTGCGCGGCATCCTTCTGTGCCGGCACCGTGCCACTCGGTGGCACCGCCAGGCTGCCATCCCGACCATAGAGCCGTTGCGACCATGCGGCTTGGGCAGCTGCGGGTGCAGTTGGCGCTGCAGAGGGCGCGGCGCTGACGCGCGCTTGGTTCGCCGGCAGCGGCGTATCGGCATGTGACGGCACCACCAGTGCTGGCGCGGCAGCCGGCATCGGCACTGTTTGCGGTTGGGGCGGCGCCGCAGGCATGGCCGCCGGCAGCACCCAGCGCAGCTCGACCCCTGCCTGTTCCGTCACCGGATTGGGCGCCGGCAGCTGCAACATCAGCCGCGCCATCCCCGCCATGAAAGCCACGGCGATCACGCCCGCAGTCAGGCGGATCCATAGCGGTTCGGCGGAACGGTCAGAACGCATGCAACTCCATCACCAACACGACGCAGAGCGGCAACCGGCCCTGTCACGGTACAAATGCACAGTGCAGTGACCGACAAGAGCACAACGAGTTCCACGATTGTGCCTTGCGGATGTGTGAACCTGCGGCAAGAGTGGGCCATCATTCAACAAAGGGCGGCATCGTCCGCACCCCAAGGAGCCGTACGTGAATACCGTTGCAGCGCAGAACCTGGATGAAAGCATCGCCAAACAGCTGTTCTTCGGCCATATCGCCGAGGATGTGCTGTTCCCCTATCCGCAGATCCGCGAACGTGACCGCGAGATGCTGGGCGCGATGACGGACGCCATTGACCAGTTCCTGGCCGACAAGACCGCCGATCTGCGGCAGTACGACCGCGACGCCGAGCAGCCGCCGGAGTTCATCCAGGCGTTGCGGGACATGGGCCTGTTCGGACTGATCATCCCCGAGGAATACGGCGGGCTGGAGCTGTCCAATGGCGCCTATGCGCGGGTGCTGGGCCAGACCAGCAGCCATGACAGCTCGGTGTCGCTGACCATCGGCGCGCACAGTTCCATCGGCATGAAAGGCCTGCTGTTGTTCGGCAACGATGAGCAGAAGCAGCGTTACCTGCCCAAGCTTGCCAGCGGCGAGATGATTGCCGCGTTCTGCCTGACCGAAGCCGGCGCCGGCTCCGATGCCGCGGCCATCCGCACCAAGGCGCAACGCAACGACGACGGCAGCTGGACCCTGAGCGGCGAGAAGATCTGGATCACCAACGGCGGCATCGCCGATTTCTATACGGTGTTCGCGCGTACCGACACGCCGGAAGGCAAGGTCACCGCCTTTATCGTCGAGGCCGGCTGGGACGGCGTCAGCCACGGCCCGCACGAAGACAAGATGGGCATCCGTGCTTCCTCCACCACCACCGTTGCCTTCAACGACGTGCGCGTGCCGGCGGCCAATGTGCTGGGCCCGGTAGGCAAAGGCTTCAAGGTGGCGATGAACATCCTCAACAGCGGCCGCACCGGCCTGGGCGGTGGCGCGGTCGGCGGCATGCGTGCGCTGATCCGCATGGCCTGCGCACAGGCCAGCGAGCGCAAGCAGTTCGGCCAGCCGATCGCCGAGTTCGGCCTGGTGCGCGAGAAGATCGCGCAGATGACTGCCGACTGCTTCGCCGCCGAGAGCACGGTGTGGATGGTGGCGCATCTGATCGACAGCGGCCGCACCGACTATTCGGTGGAAGCGGCGATGAGCAAGATCTTCGCCAGCGAGGCGGTGCAGCGCAGCTGCTACGAAGCTTTGCAGATTGCCGCCGGCAACGGCTTCATGCGCGAGCTGCCGTACGAGCAGATGACCCGCGATACCCGCATCCTGTCGATCTTCGAGGGCACCAACGAGATCCTGCGCCTGTACGTGGCGCTCAATGGGTTGAAGGGCGTGGGCGCAACGCTGAGCGAACTACAGAGCGCGGTGGGCGGCATCTTCAACGACCCGATCAAGGGTTTCGGTGTACTCAGCGACTACGCCGGCCGCCGTGTGCGCGAAGCCACCGGCTACGGCACCGGCCGCATCCGCGCGCCGCTCAACGACGCGCTGCGGCCACTGGCGCGCCTGTGCGAGAAGTACACGGTGGAACTGTCCAAGGCATCAGACCAGCTGCTGCGCAAGCATGGCAAGAAGATCGCCGACCAGCAGCATGCGCAGAAGCGCGTGGCCGATATCGCCATCGATCTGTTTGTCGGGCTGTGTGTGCTGTCACGGGTGGAGAGCCTGCTGCAGGCCAAGCATCCGGCAGCAGAGGATGCGGTGAAGATCGCGCGGCTGTTCGCACGCCAGGCCCGTCGCCGCATGGCGCGCAATGTGCGTGGCCTGGAGCGCAATGAAGACGAGATCGTCGAATCGCTGGCGGCATCGGTACTGGAGCGCGGCGGCTACGCCTGGGACGTGATGTAACCCAGCTTGTTGTAGGAGCGGCGTAAGCCGCGAAGGCAATGTACTGTCCGTTGCTGGGACCACTGCAATTGCAGATTCCGCAACAACCGGCAGCAGCATCAGCTTCGCGGCTGATGCCGCTCCCACAAGGCAACCCAACCACCCGCCGGTTGTAGGAGCGGCGTGAGCCGCGAAGCCACCGCGCTGTCCGACGGGAAGCGATTGTGCAATTGCGCGTTCCCCGGCCACAGCCAGCAGCATCAGCTTCGCGGCTGATGCCGCTCCCACAAGGCAACCCAGCCACCCGCCGGTTGTAGCAGCGGCGTGAGCCGCGAAGCCACTGCACTGTCCGACGGGAGCGATTGTGCAATTGCGCGTTCCCCGGCCACAGCCAGCAGCATCAGCTTCGCGGCTTACGCCGCTCCTACACAGGCACGGCAGCCATCCGGCAATTGTGGGAGCGGTGTAAACCGCGAAGCTCGCGCGCTGTCCGTTGCGGAAACCACTGCAATTGCAGATCCCCCGGCGGCCGGCGGCAGCATCAGCTTCGCGGCTGATGCCGCTCCTACAAGCGTTACGCTGGCGCATCCTCGACAGCCAGTTCGCCCTCACGCAGCACGCGCCGCAGCAGCGCGCGCCCTTGTCTATCCAGGCCCAGTACGCGCGGCTTGATGCCATGGTGGCGATAACGGCTGACCACCTTCTCCAGCGCCGCCACCGCGGTGATATCCCACAGCTGTGCCGCTGACAGATCAATCACCACCGCACGCCCCTGCACCAGGCGCGGATCGAAAGCATCAATGAAGGCATCGGCCGAGGCAAAGAACACCTGCCCGCTCACCGCATAGCGGACGCTGCCATCGGCCAGGTCCTGCTGCTCGATACGCAGCAGACGCGCCACCTTCAGCGCAAAGAACACACCGCTCAACAACACGCCGACGCCGA from Stenotrophomonas nitritireducens includes these protein-coding regions:
- a CDS encoding acyl-CoA dehydrogenase family protein, producing the protein MNTVAAQNLDESIAKQLFFGHIAEDVLFPYPQIRERDREMLGAMTDAIDQFLADKTADLRQYDRDAEQPPEFIQALRDMGLFGLIIPEEYGGLELSNGAYARVLGQTSSHDSSVSLTIGAHSSIGMKGLLLFGNDEQKQRYLPKLASGEMIAAFCLTEAGAGSDAAAIRTKAQRNDDGSWTLSGEKIWITNGGIADFYTVFARTDTPEGKVTAFIVEAGWDGVSHGPHEDKMGIRASSTTTVAFNDVRVPAANVLGPVGKGFKVAMNILNSGRTGLGGGAVGGMRALIRMACAQASERKQFGQPIAEFGLVREKIAQMTADCFAAESTVWMVAHLIDSGRTDYSVEAAMSKIFASEAVQRSCYEALQIAAGNGFMRELPYEQMTRDTRILSIFEGTNEILRLYVALNGLKGVGATLSELQSAVGGIFNDPIKGFGVLSDYAGRRVREATGYGTGRIRAPLNDALRPLARLCEKYTVELSKASDQLLRKHGKKIADQQHAQKRVADIAIDLFVGLCVLSRVESLLQAKHPAAEDAVKIARLFARQARRRMARNVRGLERNEDEIVESLAASVLERGGYAWDVM
- a CDS encoding chitinase, with product MKSISLLFSALVLVSTFGCQATSKPAAAGGVGVAPGHSHPLPRHALVGYLHNFDNGQGLLPVAKVDDSWDVIVLAFADDMGEGKVAFNPDPALDRTQLIADIAAKRAQGKIVVLSFGGELGTVTLNTQRDEDNFVRTTAEAINTFGFDGIDVDLEKIAGVVHGAPVIPHLVSAVKRLHEMYPNLYVSMAPEHPYVQGGLVSMDGIWGAYLPLIDGLRDELDLLHVQLYNNGGLPTPYRAEKYPGGSVDMMVGSAKMLIEGFDLAGGKGRFAGLRADQVALALPSGLRAAGNGYATPADINRAFDCLTTATQCDELKPARPHPDFRGVMTWSINWDVADGRAFSEPVGQHLRAARTR